DNA sequence from the Pseudoliparis swirei isolate HS2019 ecotype Mariana Trench chromosome 6, NWPU_hadal_v1, whole genome shotgun sequence genome:
TTGAAGAGGAGGTAGACGAGGGCACCAGCCAGCTCCTCTTGATCAAAGAGAATGCACTTCAAAGAGGTAGAGTGGAGCTTTTAGAAAAGGAGGCCAAACAAAATGAGGCTCTCCAGACGGAGTCTTGTCTCAAGAATGTTGAAAAGATCAAGGGAAACCGAATTTCCACTCTCTGCAGcaagaacagggttcatcagtctgcagaggtcAATTCTCCCCGGACACAAAATAACCAAACCTCCTGGAGGAAACAGTGCCTGGTGCAGGAGAGCGCCCACCACAAGTAGCTCAGGGAGCTCGTGGGGGTGAACAAGCTGGTAGACAGGCTACCCGGCCGAGAATTGAGCCCACTAAACCACAAAGGATACCTCACCAGTGCAAAGGAAGAACCATCCCCACTGAGGCCCCAGAACCCATAAAGGACGTCGAAGAGGAGGTAGACGAGGGCACCAGCCAGCTCCTCTCCAAAGAGAATGCGATTCTGAGAGGTCAAGTGGAGCTTTTAGAAACGGATGCCAAACTAAATGAGGCTCTCCAGAAGGAGTCTCGCCTCAAGAAAATTGAAGAGATCAGTGACCTAGAGCTTCAACTCGAATTGAAGAAGGTCACTGAAGCTGAGACCGACCACAAATTAAAGCAGTTGGAGGAGGCCCTTCAGCTGCAAAAGGAGAGCCAGTGGGAGCTCGAAATCAACCTGACCCAGACCCTTCTGTTGCTGAAGAAGAGCCAGGAAGACGCAGAAATGAACTTGGCTCACCAAAGAGAGACGAGCAatcagctgcaggctgcgctgacCGAGTCATTGACTCAATCCAACAGGCAACAGCTCCAGTGGCAAGAAGAAAAGGGCCATCTTCTCCAGGTCATGAGCGAAATCAAAagcagcctggaggagataaGAGTGGTCCAAAAGCCCAAAAAACTCTCTTTGCGGAAAAGAATCGTTCAGTTCTTCAGGCGAACTGGAGGACAATAAACACGCTCGCCTTCCTGTGacgtgtggagtttgcacattCCATATTTAAGTTGGGTTTTTTACTCCGGTTGATCCGGTTCTCCCAACATAAAATATTTCAATGGAAACATGTCACAGGCGCACGGGGGTCACGTGAACCGGCTAGATGCCGGCTCACACACGTAGTGTTCAGGTAACACTACGTGGGCCCAGAAGCAGAACGCACAACCACGACTAAAGCTTTAAACAAGCCGCGTGAAccggctcgatgccggctcACACGCGTAGTGTTCAGGTAACACTACGTGTGTGAACCGGCTAGATGCCGGCTCACGCGGCTGAGAATGGAGGTTTTAGAAATGGAGGCCAAACTAAATGAGGCTCTCCAGAAGGAGTTTCGCCTGAAGAACGTCAAAGAGGTGAGTGACCTAGAGGAGGAAAAATGTCTTTCTTCAGTTTGTCAGGCGAGCTGGAGGACATGTAGTGTTCAGGTAACACCGTGTGTGAACCGGCTAGATGCCGGCTCACACACGTAGTGTTCTGGTAACACCGTGTGTGAACCGGCTAGATGCCGGCTCACACACGTAGTTTTCTGGTGTGTGAACCGCCAGATGCCGGCTCACAGAAGCAGAACACAACCACGACTAAAGCTTTGACAAACCGCGTGAACCGGCTAGATGCCGGCTCACGCGGCTGAGAATGGAGGTTTTAGAAATGGAGGCCAAACTAAATGGCCAGGGGACGGGGCACAGGACTCTGGGGGggtgacgggacacggggagctgaagtcggccggggcggcgacggTACACGGGGAATCGACCGAGTGTTCTGGTAACACAAcatggacccaaaagcagaacTCACAACCTTAAACAAAACAAGGGTTTATGAAGACAAATATACAGCTGTTAAGGAGAAAATGGAGCTGGATTGGACACACACtacgaagaaacacaacagcaagAACAAAACAGGCACTGACATGGAAACCACAAGGCAAACGGGGTCGAGGACGACCCAAaaacacctggagaaggagcagagcaggaattcaagaagaagaggctgacgtggaaacagctggagaggatggaggaggaggagaggaggagatggagaggaggaggaggaggaggagatggagaggaggagatggagaggaggagacagcccCACCAGGCCACGGCAGAAACAGTGCAGGGAACGGGGCACAAGACTCCGGGGCGGCGGTACACGGGGAACCGACATCCTTAGGtctggaaataaaaataaagaatcaaAGCAAACCGATAGAAACGCCCCTCACAGGCCGACCTGCAGcatcagaaaagaaaaaaaatctcactGCAAAGTTAATAGGTAGAAGGTTTTTGCTTTGGCATCTTCGGagtaggaaaaaaaaaagaaagaaaaaaatttacaaaagaaaaagcgGCATTTTAAACTGTACAAATTGTCATTAAAATAGCCAATTTGCATTTTGGGACGCCGAAAGAAAAAGGCATG
Encoded proteins:
- the LOC130195661 gene encoding uncharacterized protein LOC130195661, whose protein sequence is MHFKEETVPGAGERPPQVAQGARGGEQAGRQATRPRIEPTKPQRIPHQCKGRTIPTEAPEPIKDVEEEVDEGTSQLLSKENAILRGQVELLETDAKLNEALQKESRLKKIEEISDLELQLELKKVTEAETDHKLKQLEEALQLQKESQWELEINLTQTLLLLKKSQEDAEMNLAHQRETSNQLQAALTESLTQSNRQQLQWQEEKGHLLQVMSEIKSSLEEIRVVQKPKKLSLRKRIVQFFRRTGGQ